The genomic DNA CGCAGATAGCGCTTCAGCATCTTCAGCTTCTTGCCGTCCTCAAGGCAAACGATGTAGTCCGGCATCACCGACTTCTTCACCGGCACGGCGGGACGCAGTTCCACCGCTTCCGGTTCCACCGGACGGCCCGTGCCCGACAGACTTTGATGGACGATCCGGATGAGGTTCGGAAGATCATTCACCGCGATCTGGTTCGAGCGGACATAAGACGCAACGATCTTGCCCGTCATGGCGACCAGATCGGTGGCCGAATTCTCAGAACCGTCGGTGTCGCTGCTTTGCATGTCAGTTTCCTTCGAGAACGAATGATCCAGGACGGAGGATGGGCAAAGTGATGCGCAAAGCGCAAGCCTGTGCATCAGGTTTAACATGCAAATGTGTAATGTGTTTCATGCAGGACACGCGGCCGGGCGGTCCAGTCGAACGGAAATAGTAGGCTTTGGCGATGAAATCGCTGCCCGCTCAGGCGGTGGAACGCGCGCGCTTTATCAGGTCGGCGTACCAGCGGGCAGAGGCTTTCGGCGTGCGTTTCTGCGATTCGAAGTCGACGTGGATGATGCCGAAACGGTTGCCGTAACCGCTTCCCCACTCGAAATTATCCAGAAGCGACCAGACAAAGTAACCGCGTACGTCCGCTCCGGCGCGAAGCGCCTCGTGCATTGAAGCGTTATAGAGTCGCAGGTAGTTGATTCGGTGCTGGTCGTCGACGACGCCCGATTCGTCCGGCAAATCGCTGCCGCCACAGCCGTTTTCCGTGATGACGATGGGCATGCGGTAGCGGCGGGTGATCTCCAGCAGCTCGTCGCGGAAGGCGTCGGGGAAAACCGCCCATCCGACACCGTAGGTTGGCGAATCGGGCGGCGCGTCGCCCCAGCCGTAGCCCCAGGTGGTGTCGGGGTTCACTCGGGCGAAGATCGGGCCGTAATGATTCAGGCCGAACCAGTCCATGGGACGGCAGATCCGCGCCATGTCGCCGGCTTGGACGTAGGGTTCGATGGCGCGGGCGACGCGCGGCGGGTAGTGGCCGAGAAGCTGCGGGTCGCAGAAGGCCAAGTTCCAATGCTCGTCCAAGAGAGCGGCGGCCTCCGCGTTCTCCGGCTTGCCGCCTTCCGGCAGCACCCGCTGGCGGTTGTGCACCGCCCCGATGGACGCTCCGGGCACCAGGGCGCGGATCACGTCCACCCCGGCCCCGTGGGCGAGATTCACATGATGGATGGCCCGCAAATGCTGCTCGCGGTCGGTGATGCCGGGAGCCGCCCAGGGAATGGCGTAGCCGAACAGGGTAAAGACGGAGAATTCGTTGAAGGTGATCCAGCGCGTCACCCGGTCCCCGTAGCGCCGCGCCAGCAGCGCCGTGTAGTCGGCGTACCAGCCGGCGCTGTCCCGGTTGGCCCAGCCGCCGAGGTCCTGCAGGGCTTGCGGCAGGTCCCAGTGATAAACGCACAGCCAGGGCTCAATTCCGGCCTCCAGCACCGAGTCGATCAGGCGGTCGTAGAAGTCCAGCCCGGCCCCGTTCACCGCCCCACGCCCACGCGGCAGCACCCTGGGCCACGCGACGGAGAAGCGGTAGGCATCCACCCCCAGCCCGCGCATCAGCGCCACGTCCTCGGCGTAGCGGTGGTAGTGGTCGCAGGCGACGTCGCCGGTGTCGCCGTTCACCACCCCGCCCGCCGTGCGGCAGCGCGTGTCCCAGATGCTGGGTCCGCGTCCGTCTTCCGCCGCGGCGCCCTCGATCTGATAGGCGGAGGTGGAGACGCCCCAAACAAAGCCCTTCGGCAGGTCCGCCATCGCCGTCTCCATCCGCACCGATCGTCCCTACCCTTACTACCTTTGGCGGAATGGTCAAGAAGCAGGCATAATGGCGAGCGAATGGTTCGACGGAGCGGTCTCCCTTGGAACATAAGGCTGTGCAACGGCGAGCATCGCCCCTGCCCAACTCCGGTTTTCCCGCTGGGTTCCTGTGGGGAACCTCGACGTCGGCGTTCCAGGTCGAAGGGGCGGCGACCGAGGATGGGCGGGCGCCCAGCATCTGGGACAGCTTCTGCCGTCTGAAGGGCCGGGTGGACAACGGCGACACCGGCGACGTCGCCTGCGACCACTACCACCGCTACGCCGAGGACGTGGCGCTGATGCGGGACATCGGCGTCGGCGCCTACCGCTTCTCCATCTCCTGGCCGCGCGTCCTGCCCCGCGGGCGCGGCGCGGTGAACGAGGCAGGGCTGGACTTCTACGACCGCCTGATCGACCGGTTGCTGGAGGCGGGGATCGAACCTTGGGCCTGCCTCTACCATTGGGACCTGCCGCAGGCCTTGCAGGACCTCGGCGGCTGGGCAAACCGGGACAGCGCCGGCTGGTACGCCGACTACGCCGTCCTCTGCGCCCGCCGGTTCGGCGACCGGGTGACGCGCTGGGCGACCTTCAACGAATTCTCCGTCTTCACCCTGTTCGGCTACGCGCTGGGCTGGGGGGCGCCGAGCGTGTCCGACCGCGGGGAGCATCTGAAGGTCATCCACCACACCAATCTCGCCCACGGGGCCGGCGTGGACGTGCTGCGCGCTCTGGTGCCGCGGGCCTCCATCGGGGCGGTGCACAGTGTCCAGCCCTGCCGCCCCGCCGACCCGGCGCCCGAACACGTCGAGGCCGCGGCCCTGTTCGACGAGTTGTGGAACCTGGGCTTCCCCGACGCGCAGATTCTCGGCCACTACCCGCCGCGCCTCGCCCGCGCCATCGAACCCCACGTCCAGGCCGGCGACATGGCGCGGATCTGCCGTCCCGTGGACTGGTTCGGCATGAACCACTACGCGCCCCTCTTCGCCCAGGCTGAGCCGGGCGCCGTCTGGGGCTGCGGCTTCGGCGCCCCGCCGGAGGGCATGCCGCGCACCGACATTGGCTGGCCGCTCCAGCCCAGCGCCTTTCACGAAGCCTTGATGCTGGCCACCGCGCGCTACCGTCTGCCGATCTACGTGACGGAAAACGGCTACGGCACCAAGGCGCCGGAGTCCTCGGACGCGCGGGGGATCGTGATGGACCGGGAGCGGCTGGACTATCTGCAGGCCTGCATCGGCGAGATGGCCCGGGCGCTGTCGGACGGGGCCGACGTGCGCGGTTATTTCGTGTGGTCGCTGCTCGACAACTTCGAATGGGGCGGCGGCTACGGCACGCGGTTCGGCATCGTCCATGTGGACTTCGCGACACAGGCGCGTACGCCGAAGGAGTCCGCCAAATGGTATTCGGCGCTGATCGGCGGGCGGTTGGGCGGTTAATCCGCCGCCACGCCGGGGGCGGGCACGCTTGCCGGGCGTTCCTGGATCTCCTCGCCCGTGTAGACCGGACAGTTCCGGCACACACCGGGCAGAGCCGCCTCGTCGCCGGCCATCATGGCGAGCCGCAGCGCCCGGTAAAGCTCGCCGTTCCAGATGTCTTCCAGGGTGTCCCGGCCCAGATTGCCCATCACCTCGATGCCGGAGATGTCGTAACAGCACAGCGTCACGTCGCCGTTGGCACGGATCACCGTCTCCGTGAAAGGCGCGCCGCAAAAGCCACGACGGCGGCCCGGATCGACCTCGACCACCAGCGTCTCGTCCTCCCCAGTCTGCGTCCAGCCCGGCCATTTGTAGGCGTAGTTCGTGGCGATCGGCAGGCCGGGAAAGTCCTGGATCAGGAAGGCCGGAGTCGCGGCGGCCGGCGGATCCCCCGGGCGGCGCAGGACGTTGTTGGAGATGATCAGCGTCACCCCGGCAGGTTCAAGATACCGGCGCATCAGATTCAGGTTCCGGCGCACCGTCGGATAGTGGGACCCGCGGCGGATGGCGTCGTTCTCCTCCGGTGAGCGGCCGTCGATCGACACATAGATCTTTTCCACACCGCACTCCGCCAGGGCACGGCACCGCTCTTCGGTCGCCAGCATGGCGTTGGTGACGAAATGGATCTGATCGATCGACGTCTCGTCCCTCAAACGCCGAATCATGGATTCCAGTTGGGGATTCATCAGCGGTTCTCCGCCCAGATACATGACGCCGCTGACCAACCCCTCGATACCTTTGAGATTCCGCAAGATGCGCTCGAACATCTCCGTCTTCAGCAGACGGCGCTCGATGCTGTGGTAGGCCACGCCGGTGGTGCAGTGGCGGCACCGCAGGTTGCAGGCGCTGGAGGACTCGATGCGGACCCTCATCGGCAGCATCGCCCTTCCATCACTCGCCCGGCCGTTTCCGGCGTTCAGGGTGACGGCGGCGGCCCGCGGGTAATCATCGGCATCGATGCAGCGGAGCACCAGCCGGTGCAGAGCCAGTTTGGCCCCGAGCCTCATGGTCGCGTCGGTTGAGCGGGCCAGGGGGTGCAGGAGGGCGCTTGCCTCCTCGATGCGGTCCACCGCGGACAAGGCAAGGGCGTGTTCATAGGCGAGCGTCTCTTGCCCCGGGTCCAACCGAAGGGCACGGCCATGCGTCCGTTCGGCGGCGGCGGTGTTCCCCAGACCCGTCTCGGCACGGCCAAGCGCCGTCAGCATCGCCGGGCGGTGAGGTTCCAGAGCGGCCGCCGCGCGGGCCTGGAGCGCCGCCCCCGCGGGATCTCCGATGCGGTTGAGCACACCGGCCAGATTGAGACGGCTGTCCGCCGCGAGCGGCCGCTGCACAACCGCCGTCCGGTAGGCCGCCGCGGCCTCCAGCGACCGCTCCGCCTGGACCAGGGCGTTGCCATGGTTGAAGTGGCATTCGGGAAAGACCGGCCGCAGCAGCGTCGCCCGGCGATAGGAGTCGAGCGCCTTGTCGAGTTTGCCGGCTTGCCGGAACGCACCGCCGAGAATATGCAGCGCCTCCGACGAACCGGGATTGACCGCGACCGCGCAGGACAGGCGCGCGCAGGCCGCATCGGCCGCACCCGACTGCAAAGCGACCAGCCCCCACAGCCGCAGCGTGTCGCCATGGTCCGGAACCGCCTGCAAGACGGCGCGGTAGGCCACCTCCGCGTCCGGCAGGCGTCCTTGCTGGTGCAGCGTCACCGCCTGTTGGAAGATCGTGGAAAGATCCTGCATGACCGCCGCCCGCTCCCACGCCTTGCCACCGAACCAACACGGGTCAAGAAAGCGCTTCCAAAACGGGAATTGCAATATTGTTGATCGCACTTAAAGTGCTTTATTGAGCAGCGGAACGTACCCGCGATAGAAGAGAAAGACGCCATCTTCAAGTCGGAGACGACGGCCATGAGCGCGCCCATTCCTTCCGAGACGCTTCTCGCGAATGCCGTGGCGCTGCACCGCACCGGCAACCTCGCCGAGGCCGAACGGCTCTACCGCACCCTGCTGGAGCGGCAGCCTGGCCACCCCGATGCGCTGCACCTCCTCGGGGTTCTGCGAAGCCAGGCTGGCGACCCGGCGGAAGGCGCCGCCCTGATCGCCGAGGCCATCGCCCGCCGCGGCACCGTCGCCGCCTATCATTCCAACCTCGCGCTTGCCTTGAAGGCGCTCGGGCGCTTCGACGACGCGGAGGCGGCGTTGCGCAACGCCATAGCCCTGGCACCGGGGGCGGCGCCCCTCGTCGCGCTGGGGGGCGTGCGGCGGGCCGGCGGCCGCCCTGCCGAGGCCTTGGCCGTCTATCGAGCCGCCCAAGCCATCGATCCGGCCGATGGAGCCGTGCAGGAGGGGATCGCCCACGCCACCGCGGAGCTCGCGGCGGCGGACTCCGGCACACCGGCCGCGGCGCTGACGGCCTACCGCCGGGC from Azospirillum brasilense includes the following:
- a CDS encoding MucR family transcriptional regulator encodes the protein MQSSDTDGSENSATDLVAMTGKIVASYVRSNQIAVNDLPNLIRIVHQSLSGTGRPVEPEAVELRPAVPVKKSVMPDYIVCLEDGKKLKMLKRYLRTAYGMTPDEYRRKWGLPADYPMTAPNYAEQRSAFAKSIGLGKKAAAPAKPARRGRAKNVA
- a CDS encoding GH1 family beta-glucosidase — encoded protein: MADLPKGFVWGVSTSAYQIEGAAAEDGRGPSIWDTRCRTAGGVVNGDTGDVACDHYHRYAEDVALMRGLGVDAYRFSVAWPRVLPRGRGAVNGAGLDFYDRLIDSVLEAGIEPWLCVYHWDLPQALQDLGGWANRDSAGWYADYTALLARRYGDRVTRWITFNEFSVFTLFGYAIPWAAPGITDREQHLRAIHHVNLAHGAGVDVIRALVPGASIGAVHNRQRVLPEGGKPENAEAAALLDEHWNLAFCDPQLLGHYPPRVARAIEPYVQAGDMARICRPMDWFGLNHYGPIFARVNPDTTWGYGWGDAPPDSPTYGVGWAVFPDAFRDELLEITRRYRMPIVITENGCGGSDLPDESGVVDDQHRINYLRLYNASMHEALRAGADVRGYFVWSLLDNFEWGSGYGNRFGIIHVDFESQKRTPKASARWYADLIKRARSTA
- a CDS encoding GH1 family beta-glucosidase, yielding MEHKAVQRRASPLPNSGFPAGFLWGTSTSAFQVEGAATEDGRAPSIWDSFCRLKGRVDNGDTGDVACDHYHRYAEDVALMRDIGVGAYRFSISWPRVLPRGRGAVNEAGLDFYDRLIDRLLEAGIEPWACLYHWDLPQALQDLGGWANRDSAGWYADYAVLCARRFGDRVTRWATFNEFSVFTLFGYALGWGAPSVSDRGEHLKVIHHTNLAHGAGVDVLRALVPRASIGAVHSVQPCRPADPAPEHVEAAALFDELWNLGFPDAQILGHYPPRLARAIEPHVQAGDMARICRPVDWFGMNHYAPLFAQAEPGAVWGCGFGAPPEGMPRTDIGWPLQPSAFHEALMLATARYRLPIYVTENGYGTKAPESSDARGIVMDRERLDYLQACIGEMARALSDGADVRGYFVWSLLDNFEWGGGYGTRFGIVHVDFATQARTPKESAKWYSALIGGRLGG
- a CDS encoding radical SAM/SPASM domain-containing protein, whose amino-acid sequence is MQDLSTIFQQAVTLHQQGRLPDAEVAYRAVLQAVPDHGDTLRLWGLVALQSGAADAACARLSCAVAVNPGSSEALHILGGAFRQAGKLDKALDSYRRATLLRPVFPECHFNHGNALVQAERSLEAAAAYRTAVVQRPLAADSRLNLAGVLNRIGDPAGAALQARAAAALEPHRPAMLTALGRAETGLGNTAAAERTHGRALRLDPGQETLAYEHALALSAVDRIEEASALLHPLARSTDATMRLGAKLALHRLVLRCIDADDYPRAAAVTLNAGNGRASDGRAMLPMRVRIESSSACNLRCRHCTTGVAYHSIERRLLKTEMFERILRNLKGIEGLVSGVMYLGGEPLMNPQLESMIRRLRDETSIDQIHFVTNAMLATEERCRALAECGVEKIYVSIDGRSPEENDAIRRGSHYPTVRRNLNLMRRYLEPAGVTLIISNNVLRRPGDPPAAATPAFLIQDFPGLPIATNYAYKWPGWTQTGEDETLVVEVDPGRRRGFCGAPFTETVIRANGDVTLCCYDISGIEVMGNLGRDTLEDIWNGELYRALRLAMMAGDEAALPGVCRNCPVYTGEEIQERPASVPAPGVAAD